One Agrobacterium sp. RAC06 DNA segment encodes these proteins:
- a CDS encoding polysaccharide biosynthesis protein, with product MRYSLSDFAFPVLALSRASKRTVVLCLDTGLCVLALWFAYYLRLGEFVALSGNALIAAAASVGLAIPIFIVSGLYRAIFRYSGWPAMVTVARAVGIYGVLYASFFTVIGLSDVPRTVGLIQPILLLLLVGASRVFARVWLGDQYRDILKRAARPKVLIYGAGHAGQQLAQAMANSIEMQLIGYLDDDQRLHGHVLNGLRIYDPSDLENLVTTLSINSVLLAMPRITRRRRNEILMSIRKVHVAVRTLPSLVELAQGKVSVSDLRELDIEDLLGREPVSPNHILLSRNILGKVVLVTGAGGSIGSELCRQIIAIGPAKLLLVEQSEFSLYAINQELEEKRNERNIALVPLLASVQDRVRMQEIMSTWSPDTVYHAAAYKHVPLVEHNPAEGLKNNVFGTLHTAQVAAENGVADFVLVSTDKAVRPTNIMGASKRLSEMVLQALADNSSGTKFTMVRFGNVLGSSGSVVPKFRQQIREGGPITLTHLEVTRYFMTIPEAAQLVIQAGAMARGGDVFVLDMGQPVKILDLARRMIELSGLSVRDEDNPDGDIEITVTGLRPGEKLYEELLIGDNPTPTSHPRIMRAKDEFVDWSELEVRLASLELATNINDVGVIRQIIQSLVSGYVPDAPIVDLVYLEHESEAEALQHI from the coding sequence TTGAGATACAGTCTCTCAGATTTCGCATTTCCGGTTCTGGCTCTGTCGCGGGCGTCGAAGCGCACGGTTGTTCTCTGCCTTGACACGGGCCTGTGCGTTCTGGCGCTTTGGTTCGCCTATTATCTGCGGTTGGGCGAGTTCGTTGCATTGTCGGGCAACGCCCTGATCGCCGCAGCGGCGTCCGTCGGTCTGGCGATACCGATCTTCATCGTTTCAGGGCTTTACCGCGCCATCTTCCGCTACAGCGGCTGGCCGGCCATGGTGACGGTCGCACGCGCGGTCGGCATTTACGGCGTGCTTTACGCCTCATTCTTCACCGTGATCGGTCTGTCCGACGTGCCCCGAACGGTTGGCCTCATTCAGCCGATACTGCTCCTGCTTCTGGTGGGTGCTTCCCGTGTGTTCGCGCGGGTATGGCTCGGGGACCAGTACCGCGACATTCTCAAGCGGGCGGCTCGGCCAAAGGTTTTGATCTATGGTGCGGGGCACGCGGGCCAGCAATTGGCGCAGGCGATGGCCAACAGCATAGAGATGCAGCTGATCGGCTACCTTGACGATGACCAGCGGTTGCACGGGCACGTCCTGAACGGCCTGCGGATATACGACCCTTCGGATCTGGAGAATCTTGTCACAACGTTGTCGATAAACAGCGTTCTCTTGGCAATGCCCCGCATCACCCGCCGGCGCCGCAACGAAATCCTCATGAGCATCCGCAAGGTCCATGTCGCGGTCAGAACGCTTCCGAGTCTGGTGGAGCTGGCGCAGGGCAAGGTGAGCGTGTCGGACCTGCGGGAACTGGACATCGAGGATCTGTTGGGGCGGGAGCCGGTATCGCCCAATCATATTCTCCTGTCACGCAATATCCTTGGCAAGGTCGTGCTCGTGACCGGAGCAGGCGGCTCCATCGGCAGCGAGCTATGTCGCCAGATTATCGCCATTGGGCCGGCGAAGCTCCTCCTGGTCGAGCAGTCCGAATTCTCGCTCTACGCCATCAATCAGGAGCTTGAGGAGAAGCGCAACGAACGCAACATTGCCTTGGTGCCGCTGCTGGCAAGCGTTCAAGATCGCGTTCGTATGCAGGAGATCATGTCGACCTGGTCTCCTGACACTGTCTATCATGCCGCGGCCTACAAGCACGTTCCGCTCGTCGAGCACAATCCTGCGGAGGGGCTGAAGAACAATGTATTCGGCACGCTTCATACGGCGCAGGTGGCTGCCGAGAACGGCGTGGCGGATTTTGTCCTGGTCAGCACCGACAAGGCCGTCCGGCCTACCAATATCATGGGAGCCAGCAAGCGGCTCTCCGAGATGGTGCTGCAGGCGCTCGCGGACAACTCGTCGGGAACGAAGTTCACGATGGTCCGCTTCGGTAACGTGCTCGGTTCGTCCGGCTCCGTGGTTCCTAAATTCCGTCAGCAGATCCGCGAAGGCGGTCCCATCACTTTGACGCATCTTGAGGTGACCCGCTATTTCATGACGATCCCCGAGGCGGCGCAGCTGGTCATTCAGGCGGGAGCGATGGCAAGAGGCGGTGATGTCTTCGTGTTGGACATGGGGCAGCCGGTGAAGATTCTGGACCTAGCTCGGCGCATGATCGAACTCTCGGGCCTGTCCGTCCGGGACGAGGACAATCCGGACGGGGACATAGAAATCACCGTGACAGGTCTGAGGCCTGGAGAGAAGCTTTATGAGGAGTTGCTGATAGGCGACAATCCCACGCCGACGTCGCATCCGCGCATCATGCGGGCGAAGGATGAGTTCGTTGATTGGAGCGAGTTGGAGGTGCGGCTCGCAAGTCTGGAGCTTGCAACCAATATCAATGACGTCGGGGTCATCCGTCAAATCATTCAATCGCTGGTCTCGGGCTATGTCCCCGATGCGCCTATTGTGGATCTGGTTTATCTCGAGCATGAATCGGAAGCCGAAGCGCTGCAACATATCTAG
- a CDS encoding NAD-dependent epimerase yields the protein MKVLVTGAAGFIGATLVMRLLQRGDSVLGVDNHNAYYDPSLKEARIARFANHPAYTHLRLDLANREGMGECFERYRPDRVVNLAAQAGVRYSIENPYAYIDSNIVGFLNVLEGCRNNGVEHLVYASTSSVYGANTAMPFSVHQNVDHPLSLYAASKKSNELMAHTYSHLFGLPTTGLRFFTVYGPWGRPDMALFKFTKALMADEPLQVFNHGRHRRDFTYVDDLVEGILRVIDRTARPDPNWQSDNPDPGTSNAPWRIYNIGNSAPVDLMDYIRALENVLGKKARLEMLPLQDGDVPDTYADVNDLVEQFQYKPSTTVADGIAHFVKWYRDYYSV from the coding sequence GTGAAGGTGCTTGTTACCGGTGCCGCGGGCTTTATCGGGGCAACTCTCGTCATGCGTCTCCTGCAGCGCGGAGACAGCGTTCTCGGCGTCGACAATCACAACGCTTATTACGACCCCTCCCTGAAGGAGGCGCGCATCGCGCGGTTTGCGAACCATCCTGCCTACACGCATCTTCGGCTCGATCTGGCGAACCGTGAGGGAATGGGCGAGTGCTTCGAGCGGTATCGGCCGGACCGGGTCGTCAATCTTGCCGCGCAGGCGGGCGTACGCTACTCGATCGAGAATCCCTACGCCTACATAGACAGCAATATTGTCGGCTTCCTGAATGTGCTCGAGGGCTGCCGCAACAACGGCGTGGAACATCTGGTCTATGCCAGCACGTCGAGCGTCTACGGGGCGAACACGGCCATGCCATTCTCCGTGCACCAGAACGTTGATCATCCGCTGAGCCTGTATGCGGCGAGCAAGAAGTCCAACGAGCTCATGGCCCATACCTACAGCCACCTGTTCGGGCTGCCCACGACAGGTCTGAGGTTCTTTACAGTCTACGGGCCCTGGGGACGACCCGACATGGCCCTCTTCAAGTTTACGAAGGCCCTGATGGCGGACGAACCACTACAGGTCTTCAATCATGGCAGGCACCGGCGGGATTTCACCTATGTGGACGATCTCGTCGAAGGCATACTCCGCGTCATCGACCGAACCGCGCGGCCCGATCCGAACTGGCAGAGCGATAACCCGGATCCGGGCACCAGCAACGCGCCGTGGCGGATCTACAACATAGGCAATAGCGCCCCTGTGGATCTGATGGATTATATCAGGGCGCTTGAAAATGTGCTGGGGAAAAAGGCCCGACTCGAGATGCTGCCGTTGCAGGATGGAGATGTGCCGGACACTTATGCCGACGTGAACGATCTCGTGGAACAGTTTCAGTACAAGCCGTCCACCACGGTTGCGGACGGCATTGCTCATTTCGTGAAGTGGTATCGTGACTATTACAGCGTTTGA
- the tviB gene encoding Vi polysaccharide biosynthesis UDP-N-acetylglucosamine C-6 dehydrogenase TviB, translating into MKLKDVKLAVIGLGYVGLPLAVEFGRKREVVGFDINQKRIDDLRNGVDATLETTREELAAARHLTFSSSIDDLRDCNCYIVTVPTPIDAFKRPDLTPLLKASETVGKVLKKGDMVIYESTVYPGCTEEDCVPVLERHSRLKYNADFFCGYSPERINPGDKEHRVTTIRKVTSGSTPEISDLIDALYNEIITAGTHKAESIRVAEAAKVIENTQRDLNIALINELAIIFNKMDIDTEAVLKAAGSKWNFLPFRPGLVGGHCIGVDPYYLTHKAQAIGYHPEIILAGRRLNDGMGTYVVAQLVKAMTKKRIQVEGARVLVMGLAFKENCPDLRNTRVVDIVGELRDYNCEVDVYDPWVSAEEARHEYDITPVNEPANGDYDAVILAVAHQQFKSMGAEAVRALGKAKCVVYDLKYVLSAEQSDIRL; encoded by the coding sequence TTGAAACTTAAGGATGTTAAGCTCGCCGTTATCGGCCTTGGTTATGTTGGTCTGCCGCTCGCCGTCGAATTCGGCCGCAAGAGGGAGGTCGTCGGTTTCGATATCAACCAGAAGCGTATCGACGATCTGAGGAACGGCGTGGACGCCACCTTGGAAACGACGCGCGAAGAACTCGCTGCCGCAAGACATCTGACATTCAGCTCATCAATTGATGACCTGCGCGACTGCAACTGCTACATCGTGACGGTGCCAACGCCCATCGACGCCTTCAAGCGCCCCGACCTCACACCGCTCCTGAAGGCGAGCGAGACGGTCGGCAAGGTGCTCAAGAAGGGCGATATGGTCATTTATGAATCAACGGTCTATCCCGGCTGCACGGAAGAGGATTGCGTACCGGTTCTAGAGCGGCACTCCCGTCTGAAGTACAACGCTGATTTCTTCTGCGGCTACAGTCCGGAACGCATTAATCCAGGCGACAAGGAGCACCGGGTCACAACGATCCGTAAGGTGACCTCCGGCTCGACGCCCGAAATAAGTGACCTGATTGACGCGCTCTACAATGAGATCATCACGGCAGGAACGCACAAGGCCGAAAGCATCCGGGTCGCCGAGGCGGCGAAGGTCATCGAAAACACTCAGCGAGACCTGAACATCGCCCTGATCAACGAGTTGGCGATCATCTTCAACAAGATGGACATTGACACGGAAGCGGTTCTGAAGGCTGCGGGCAGCAAGTGGAATTTCCTGCCGTTTCGTCCCGGTCTGGTGGGTGGGCATTGCATCGGAGTTGATCCCTACTATCTCACCCACAAGGCGCAGGCGATTGGTTATCACCCCGAAATCATTCTCGCCGGGCGCCGTCTGAATGACGGCATGGGCACCTATGTGGTGGCTCAACTCGTCAAGGCGATGACCAAGAAGCGCATCCAGGTCGAGGGCGCACGCGTGCTTGTTATGGGCCTCGCCTTCAAGGAAAACTGTCCTGATCTGCGCAATACGCGCGTCGTCGACATCGTGGGCGAACTGCGCGACTACAATTGCGAGGTCGACGTGTACGATCCCTGGGTTTCTGCCGAAGAAGCCAGACATGAATATGACATCACGCCGGTGAACGAACCGGCAAACGGCGATTACGACGCCGTCATTCTCGCGGTCGCGCATCAGCAGTTCAAAAGCATGGGGGCTGAGGCCGTCCGTGCACTGGGCAAGGCAAAGTGCGTGGTTTACGACCTGAAATATGTACTGTCGGCCGAGCAATCCGACATACGCTTGTGA
- a CDS encoding acyltransferase, with the protein MTYQVHPTAIIDDGAVIGEGSRVWHWVHVCGGARIGKGVSLGQNVFVGNKVTVGDRCKIQNNVSLYDNVTLEEGVFCGPSMVFTNVYNPRALIERKDEYHNTLVQRGASLGANCTIVCGTTIGAFAFIGAGAVVNKDVKPYALMVGVPARQIGWMSEYGEQIPLPVKGEGSYTCPHTGKRYELAGDVLKGVSA; encoded by the coding sequence ATGACCTATCAGGTTCACCCGACCGCCATTATCGACGATGGCGCGGTGATCGGCGAGGGAAGCCGTGTCTGGCACTGGGTGCATGTGTGCGGCGGGGCGCGGATCGGCAAGGGTGTATCGCTCGGCCAGAACGTCTTCGTCGGCAACAAGGTGACCGTGGGCGACCGCTGCAAGATACAGAACAACGTCTCGCTTTATGACAACGTCACGCTGGAAGAAGGCGTGTTCTGCGGACCCAGCATGGTGTTCACGAATGTCTACAATCCGCGCGCGCTGATTGAGCGCAAGGACGAGTATCACAATACGTTGGTTCAACGGGGTGCTTCGCTCGGGGCCAACTGTACTATTGTCTGCGGCACGACGATTGGCGCCTTCGCCTTCATTGGCGCCGGTGCGGTGGTGAACAAGGACGTCAAGCCCTACGCGTTGATGGTCGGCGTGCCTGCGCGGCAGATAGGCTGGATGAGCGAATATGGCGAACAGATCCCCCTACCGGTGAAAGGGGAAGGGTCCTATACCTGTCCTCACACCGGAAAGCGTTACGAGCTTGCGGGTGACGTGCTGAAAGGTGTGAGCGCATGA
- a CDS encoding DegT/DnrJ/EryC1/StrS family aminotransferase codes for MTIPFIDLKAQYQALKPQIQERINRVLDHGQYIMGPEVKELEDKLAAYTGAAHCITVASGTEALLISLMALGLKPGDEVITTPFTFVATAEVIVLLGCKPVFVDVEPDTCNIDVSLIEAKITERTRAIMPVSLYGQPADMDEINAIAARHGNISVIEDAAQSFGALYKGRRSGHLSAIGCTSFFPSKPLGCYGDGGAILTDDDALAQAFREIRVHGQSKRYVHTRIGVGGRMDTLQCAVTLAKLDRFEWEIEQRLQIGARYNEMLDAAGVKRVQQRADRTSVYAQYTVLLDDRDATQAAFQRAGIPTAVHYPVPLNEQPAYQALSNSEPTPVASSLARQVMSLPMSADLTAEAQEAVVAVLRAE; via the coding sequence ATGACAATTCCCTTCATCGATCTCAAGGCGCAGTATCAGGCTTTGAAGCCGCAGATACAGGAGCGCATCAACCGCGTTCTTGACCACGGCCAGTACATCATGGGTCCCGAGGTCAAGGAACTGGAGGACAAGCTGGCGGCCTATACCGGCGCGGCGCACTGCATCACCGTGGCAAGCGGCACCGAGGCGTTGCTGATCAGCCTCATGGCGCTGGGTCTGAAGCCGGGCGACGAAGTCATAACCACGCCTTTCACTTTCGTTGCCACTGCAGAGGTCATAGTTCTCCTCGGCTGCAAGCCGGTTTTCGTCGATGTCGAGCCTGACACCTGCAACATCGATGTCAGCCTAATTGAAGCAAAAATCACCGAGCGGACGCGCGCGATCATGCCCGTCAGCTTGTATGGCCAGCCGGCCGATATGGACGAAATCAACGCGATCGCGGCTCGGCACGGCAACATATCCGTTATCGAGGACGCAGCCCAAAGCTTCGGCGCGCTTTACAAGGGACGCAGAAGTGGACACCTGTCGGCGATTGGCTGCACAAGCTTCTTTCCAAGCAAGCCACTTGGTTGCTACGGGGACGGCGGCGCGATCCTGACCGACGACGACGCGTTGGCCCAAGCATTCCGCGAGATTCGTGTACATGGCCAGAGCAAGCGTTATGTGCACACCCGCATCGGCGTCGGCGGGCGCATGGACACGTTGCAATGTGCCGTGACCCTCGCCAAGCTCGACCGCTTCGAGTGGGAGATCGAACAGCGCCTTCAGATCGGTGCTCGCTACAACGAAATGCTGGATGCGGCTGGCGTGAAGCGCGTCCAGCAGCGCGCGGATCGCACAAGTGTGTACGCTCAGTATACCGTTCTGCTGGACGACCGGGACGCGACGCAGGCAGCCTTTCAGCGGGCCGGCATCCCGACTGCGGTCCACTATCCTGTGCCGCTGAACGAGCAGCCCGCTTACCAAGCGCTGAGCAACAGCGAACCCACACCGGTCGCTTCAAGCCTGGCCCGACAAGTAATGTCACTGCCCATGTCCGCGGACCTCACCGCAGAGGCGCAAGAGGCAGTCGTAGCCGTCTTGCGCGCCGAATAG
- a CDS encoding NAD-dependent epimerase/dehydratase family protein, translating into MDLKGKKLVVVGGAGLIGSHVVDRLIKEDIKEVLVYDNFVRGSRENLQEALKDPRVKIYDVGGDVMQTDILESAFEGADGVFHLAALWLLQCHEFPRTAFDVNVRGTFNVMEACVAKGVKRLVYSSSASVYGDALREPMDEDHPFNNKNFYGATKIAGEAMLRAFHHRYGLSYVGMRYMNVYGPRQDYHGAYIAVIMKMLDAIDRGDSPTIMGDGSEAFDFVAVEDCGLANICAMKADTVDTNYNVGTGKRTSLKELAEMLLELTACEKPINYAPRSQATLVRNRIGCPKKASAEIGFNATIDLREGLKRLIAWRANHKAEVAARRAAVGLEG; encoded by the coding sequence ATGGATCTTAAGGGCAAGAAGCTCGTTGTTGTAGGTGGTGCTGGTCTCATCGGCTCCCATGTTGTGGATCGTCTGATCAAGGAGGACATCAAGGAAGTCCTCGTTTACGACAACTTCGTTCGAGGAAGCCGCGAAAACCTTCAGGAAGCCCTGAAGGATCCGCGCGTCAAGATTTACGATGTCGGCGGCGACGTCATGCAGACGGATATCCTGGAATCGGCTTTCGAGGGCGCGGATGGCGTGTTCCATCTCGCCGCTTTGTGGCTTCTGCAGTGCCACGAATTTCCGCGAACCGCTTTCGACGTTAATGTGCGCGGCACGTTCAACGTCATGGAGGCCTGTGTCGCCAAGGGCGTGAAGCGTTTGGTGTATTCCTCTTCTGCTTCGGTCTATGGCGATGCATTGCGCGAGCCGATGGATGAGGATCATCCCTTCAATAATAAGAACTTCTACGGTGCCACCAAGATCGCCGGCGAGGCGATGCTGCGGGCGTTCCATCACCGCTACGGCCTGTCCTATGTCGGCATGCGGTACATGAACGTCTACGGTCCGCGCCAGGACTATCATGGTGCTTACATCGCGGTGATCATGAAGATGCTCGACGCGATCGATCGCGGCGATAGCCCGACGATCATGGGCGATGGATCTGAAGCATTCGACTTCGTTGCTGTTGAAGATTGCGGCCTTGCCAATATTTGCGCGATGAAGGCGGACACCGTCGACACCAATTATAACGTCGGCACGGGCAAGCGGACGTCACTAAAGGAGCTTGCCGAGATGCTCCTTGAACTTACCGCTTGTGAAAAGCCGATCAATTACGCGCCGCGCAGCCAGGCCACCCTTGTGCGCAACCGTATTGGTTGCCCGAAAAAGGCAAGCGCCGAAATCGGCTTCAACGCCACCATCGATCTGCGGGAAGGCCTGAAACGGCTGATCGCCTGGCGGGCCAATCACAAGGCGGAAGTAGCTGCTCGTCGCGCGGCTGTGGGGCTGGAAGGATGA
- a CDS encoding DegT/DnrJ/EryC1/StrS family aminotransferase, translated as MALNVPIARTNLTQEEILSVLEPLRSGWLVQGPKVGSFEDKWSAFTGAAHSAATTSCTTALHLSLAALGFGPGDEAIVPAFTWIATANVVEHLGGKTVFCDIDLNTFNLNVEDAAARITPRTKAILPVHLFGLSADMDPVMELARAHGLHVIEDAACGFGSRYKGRHVGTIGDAGCFSFHPRKAITTGEGGMVTTNSADLDTRVRRLRDHGAAMSDLQRHHGPRPYLLADHPDAGYNQRMTDVQGALGAAQMDRAEAIIAERRRLATVYDEAFAGLSWLRTPTVPQGYEHGYQSYACLFQPEPVTGDSIRRVNAQRNAWMDELQRAGVSTRPATHAVHMLSYYRETYKLREEDFPMAWAANDCSISLPLFHGMTEAEQAHVIKTVLARAL; from the coding sequence GTGGCACTGAACGTTCCTATCGCGCGGACGAACCTGACCCAAGAGGAAATCCTGAGCGTTCTGGAACCGCTGCGAAGCGGCTGGCTTGTGCAGGGGCCGAAGGTGGGCTCCTTCGAGGACAAGTGGTCGGCCTTTACAGGCGCCGCCCATTCCGCGGCTACGACATCCTGCACCACGGCGCTTCATCTGTCATTGGCCGCACTCGGATTCGGTCCCGGAGATGAAGCCATCGTTCCTGCCTTCACATGGATCGCCACGGCCAATGTCGTGGAGCATCTCGGCGGCAAGACAGTGTTTTGTGACATCGACCTCAATACGTTTAACTTGAACGTCGAGGATGCGGCAGCTCGCATCACGCCGCGCACCAAGGCCATTCTGCCCGTGCACCTCTTCGGCCTTTCCGCCGACATGGACCCGGTGATGGAACTGGCCCGTGCTCATGGTCTGCATGTCATCGAAGACGCTGCTTGCGGCTTCGGCAGCCGCTACAAGGGCCGTCATGTCGGCACGATCGGCGACGCCGGCTGTTTCAGCTTTCATCCGCGCAAGGCGATCACGACGGGCGAAGGCGGCATGGTCACGACCAATAGCGCCGACCTGGATACGCGAGTTCGCCGGCTTCGCGATCACGGGGCCGCCATGAGCGACCTGCAGCGCCATCACGGTCCGCGTCCCTATCTGCTCGCGGATCATCCCGATGCAGGCTACAACCAGCGCATGACCGATGTGCAAGGGGCACTCGGAGCCGCACAGATGGACCGCGCCGAGGCGATTATTGCCGAGCGCCGCCGCTTGGCAACAGTCTATGACGAGGCTTTTGCCGGCCTCTCCTGGCTGCGCACGCCCACCGTTCCTCAAGGATACGAACATGGCTACCAGAGCTATGCCTGCCTGTTCCAACCGGAACCGGTGACCGGAGACTCGATCCGGCGGGTCAACGCGCAGCGTAACGCCTGGATGGACGAGCTGCAGCGGGCAGGCGTTTCGACCCGGCCGGCGACCCACGCCGTGCACATGCTGTCCTACTATCGTGAAACCTACAAGCTGCGCGAAGAGGACTTTCCGATGGCCTGGGCGGCTAACGACTGCAGCATCTCGCTACCGCTTTTCCACGGCATGACCGAGGCCGAGCAGGCGCATGTGATCAAAACGGTACTGGCGAGAGCCCTCTGA
- the asnB gene encoding asparagine synthase (glutamine-hydrolyzing) gives MCGLAGLLHLDGAPASPVVLKAMTDAIAHRGPDGEGQWIEGNIGLGHRRLAIIDLSPAGHQPMISTDHRYVLSYNGEVYNYRELRAELEAEGIWFRSQSDTEVVLYALAHWGPEALLRFNGMYALALWDRKERRLLLARDRYGIKPLYYCEQGRTLAFGSEQKAITAQPGFQRRLNKPALLEYFTFQNLFTDQTLLEDVHLLPAGHYATLSLDQPTLQVQRYWDYRFREPDGPVDRVEYQEELARLFRQAVNRQLVSDVELGAYLSGGMDSGSITALAAQQFPFLKSFTCGFDLSSASGIELAFDERTKAEAMSARFKTEHYEMVLKAGDMERCLPKLAWHLEEPRVGQSYPNFYASKLASKFVKVVLSGAGGDELFGGYPWRYYRAAINQDFEHYIDQYYTFWQRLIPNKALAKVFAPIWGDVKHVWTRDIFRNVFLTHDNELDRPEDYINHSLYFEAKTFLHGLFVVDDKLSMAHGLEARVPFMDNDLVDFAMRCPVSLKLNNLQNVLRINENEPGSKAGLYFQKTNDGKQILRDVMSKLIPQDVTKAEKQGFSSPDASWFKGESIDFVRATLLDPKARIYDLFDRDAVLSLVNEHMRGEQNRRLLIWSLLNVEAWMKSSL, from the coding sequence ATGTGTGGTCTGGCGGGGCTTCTTCATCTGGACGGCGCACCGGCATCGCCGGTCGTCCTGAAAGCTATGACCGATGCCATCGCCCATCGCGGTCCTGACGGCGAAGGCCAATGGATCGAGGGCAATATTGGCCTCGGTCACCGCCGATTGGCAATCATTGACTTGTCGCCGGCCGGTCATCAGCCGATGATCAGCACCGATCATCGCTATGTGCTGAGCTATAATGGCGAGGTCTACAATTACCGCGAGCTTCGGGCTGAACTTGAGGCCGAAGGCATCTGGTTCCGCAGCCAGAGCGATACGGAAGTTGTTCTTTACGCTCTGGCGCATTGGGGGCCGGAGGCGTTGCTGCGCTTCAACGGCATGTACGCGCTTGCCCTCTGGGACCGCAAGGAGAGGCGCCTTCTTCTCGCCCGCGACCGATACGGCATCAAGCCGCTCTATTACTGCGAGCAGGGTCGCACATTGGCCTTTGGCTCCGAGCAGAAGGCGATTACCGCCCAGCCTGGCTTCCAGCGCCGGCTGAACAAGCCTGCGCTTCTGGAATACTTTACCTTCCAGAATCTCTTCACCGATCAGACGCTGCTGGAAGATGTTCATCTCCTTCCGGCTGGACATTACGCTACCCTCAGCCTGGACCAACCGACCCTTCAGGTTCAACGCTACTGGGACTACCGGTTCCGCGAGCCCGATGGTCCAGTCGACCGTGTGGAGTATCAGGAAGAGCTTGCACGGCTTTTCCGGCAGGCCGTCAATCGTCAGCTGGTCAGCGATGTCGAACTCGGAGCCTATCTCAGCGGCGGCATGGATTCCGGTTCCATCACCGCGCTTGCCGCACAGCAATTTCCATTTCTCAAGAGCTTCACCTGCGGTTTTGACCTCAGCTCGGCCTCGGGCATCGAGCTGGCATTCGATGAGCGAACCAAGGCGGAGGCCATGTCCGCCCGGTTCAAGACCGAGCACTACGAAATGGTGCTGAAGGCCGGCGATATGGAACGCTGCCTGCCCAAGCTGGCATGGCATCTGGAAGAGCCGCGCGTGGGGCAGAGCTATCCGAACTTCTATGCCTCCAAGCTTGCCAGCAAGTTCGTCAAGGTCGTCCTGTCTGGCGCCGGTGGCGATGAGTTGTTCGGCGGTTATCCCTGGCGCTACTACCGTGCGGCGATCAATCAGGATTTCGAACACTATATCGACCAGTACTATACATTTTGGCAGCGATTGATTCCGAATAAGGCGCTGGCGAAGGTCTTTGCGCCGATCTGGGGCGACGTGAAGCATGTCTGGACGCGCGACATTTTCCGCAATGTCTTCCTGACCCACGACAACGAACTGGATCGGCCGGAAGACTACATCAATCATTCGCTCTACTTCGAGGCGAAGACCTTCCTGCACGGCCTGTTCGTTGTCGACGACAAACTCAGCATGGCACACGGCCTTGAGGCCCGCGTGCCGTTCATGGACAACGATCTGGTTGACTTCGCCATGCGTTGTCCGGTGAGCCTGAAGCTCAATAATCTCCAGAACGTGCTGCGCATCAACGAGAACGAACCCGGGAGCAAGGCGGGGCTGTATTTCCAGAAGACCAACGACGGCAAGCAGATCCTGCGTGACGTGATGTCAAAGCTGATCCCGCAGGACGTTACCAAGGCTGAGAAGCAGGGATTTTCGTCGCCGGATGCCAGCTGGTTCAAAGGTGAGAGCATCGATTTTGTCCGCGCGACCCTGCTCGACCCCAAGGCGCGCATCTACGATCTGTTCGACCGTGATGCGGTGCTGTCGCTGGTCAACGAACACATGCGTGGTGAACAGAACAGGCGGCTGCTGATCTGGTCGCTGCTCAATGTCGAAGCCTGGATGAAGAGCTCGCTGTGA